Genomic window (Magnolia sinica isolate HGM2019 chromosome 10, MsV1, whole genome shotgun sequence):
AACGATTTTTACATCCCTAGTTAATGATGCATACACTGCCGTTTTCTATCTTTTGGTATTATTTTAGTGCCGAAAGTGGAAAAAAGAGGTGTGTGCCTTAAAAACATGGGATAAAAATTACATTTTTCCTTCCTTTATCTTTGTTTGGAAAGGTAGGAAAATTATAGATGAATGATGAATCCTATTGTCAAGAAAAACCTGGAAATAAATTCAAGTTATGTTATCTTGTTTGTTCAGCATCGTTGTTTTCTATGAAAATGTTAGAAGGTCAATAGTAAAATGATATGAATTCTCTTGTAACTGTGAAAATCGACAACTAACATATTCTTGAAAGAAATTAATAGCCATGTTTTTTCTTTCAAGCCAAACTTTGAAATGGAAAATGATTCCCATAGCTACTTTTTTTATATATCAAACATATATAGAAAGCAGATTTCTATGGAAACCAATTTCTTGTCTATGGTTTTCAATGTTCCCAAACAGCCCCAAAAACCATTTGGTGAAGATTATACAGTTGTTATTGATAGATTCAGTGGAAGTGAAATGGATCACTCCTCATGAATGCTTACCTGTTCAAGAAGAACATTTAAACTTCCCCTCGACACATGATGCGTTTCTCCAAGGACGGGATTGAACGGTGCTAAACCAAAGATCGCTGGCCGAGCTGTCGATATATTCCATGCAACAACACTCGTGAATCTCTCTAGAGCGTTCTTTCCATTAGCACACCTGCTCAGCGTATCCTCACCAATGCAGTACACAGACTCACCATACAACTGAAGTTGTGATTTTGGCAGATTGAAGATAGGAGGAAGCTACATTGGCAAAAACAGAAACCCATAAGTCTAAAAAGCAAATGTTTGGGAGCCCCAAAGATTGATATTTACAATTTGTGATAAAAAGTCACCGTGGCCCATTTGGATGACAGTTAAATTAGCCCAACTCACTTCATAGCTCACTTCTTCCATTTTTTATTGTTGCACCCAAAAGTTCACTAATGGTCTAGATTTTCGGGATGCCAGTGGCCCACTTCGAGAATAGGAGGGCCGACTTTCAAGTTGCAGCATGCTCATGACatgatgcatctgatggatggtttgggttCACTCGCATATACTGAACATTGGAACATTTCCATGCAGGCAGGTAAAATCCAATGGGACTTGCATTTAGGTTAGGGGTTTTATATCAAGCAACACAATTACATGAATCAAAGAATTGAAAGATAATAATGGGTAGCCACCCAAATCAACTACAATGGAATAGATGAGCTAATTCACCTCCACATTGGACGGTGGCAATAGTTTGCAgataggatggatggcatagtTTCAATTCATATGCTAACTACATCAATTACTTATCCATAAATGAGACTAACCAATTTTCGAGCATTGACGGAGCTGAAAGATTGAAAttggtggcccacccaaatcaacCATAGAGTAGATAAGCCAATTCACTTCCATGATCCAACGGCAGCAATGGTTTTTTGCAGATAGGATGGATAGCATAGTTTCAATTTGTATGCTAACAACATCACAATTACTGGCatcatccaaacgggccctcaaATGGTCTCATGGAATTGAAAACCgtgcattattttctataaaCGATAAAGGGACATGATCAAGCGACAAGGTGGGTGCATCTCTGATAGATCTCACAAAGGCTACTTAAGGAAGCTTTCTAATCTTCTACACCAAACCTTGAACCTTCCTCCCACACCTTCCATCATATGATCAACTTGAGCCAACGGTTAAGGATCAACCTCACTTTTACATCATCATAACcatcggtgtggcccatcttttgaGTGTCAGGGAGCAATTCACCATTGAACTTTTGCCAAACAATCCAAAGATGTAGAAGTCAAGTGTTTCACCATCCATCCATGACATGGTATACTACAATAAACCCCACAAACTTTGACGCAGCACAAGTACCAAACTTGAAACTATGGGCCAGTGTGGAACATTTTAGTGGTGTCTAAGGTGGTACCCAGCATGAAAATGGCCATATagaaaatcaggatgatccactCATCCGTTAGACCACCCTCGTACAAAAGGAGAGAATTATTTTGATTAAGTATCCAACAATCCAAATGCAACTTGTATGCATACACAACATGATGAGTGAACCAAGGTGATTTTTTTGTATATGATCATTTTCACAATGGGAGCTAGCCTATGCACTGCTCACTGCTCAGATGCTCACTGTTAGGATCGTATGCATGCTCTACTCCTTCAACTTGATTTTTTTGGGTGAGAACATCTTGACAGCTGGACCAACCCAATGGATGGCTTTGATATTGCATTGTCtgccatggtggcacatgtgatgcCATTAAAAGGTAGGCCTTGTacatgggcttagcaaacctctaacAGACCTTATTTCATCATACATGAGATtggattttgaaaatccaaaGATGAATGTCTGCTAGAATACATCCATGTGCCCACACAAGCCAAACAACAGCCATCAGCAAGAGGCACCACTTGGATTGCAACCATATGATTGCAACCGGATCATGATAAGAACACCTCCCAATCCGAAtcgagggggttccaaatccacgctcccaaacagtcCCTTAGGGTCAATTGGCACCGTGGTTTCCAAtcatgggggttccgaatccagggggtttccaatcatggggcccattgccaaacatggagtggaattggcataggaccaattgcaattccatcccacctaatcccttctaatctcactacccaaacacaccctaaatccccaaatccccaaattcctaaatccctaaatccctaaatcgatattgagattgagagagagagagagagatacctcactaccgtgaatgaccttcaaccaagcttcagagagagagagagagagggcgtgcgtgggtagaaTGTTCGGCAACAGACCgcaagagagatcagagagacagagagacagagaggagggagaggatgcgagagagatagagagaggatcgtatggagagatcagagagagtggaggagagagttagagagcgagaggagggagagggcgcgagacagagagagagagagagagagtctcacgGGAGGGCttatacaggttgagtagcgtgttagctactgaagtgacatcaccaagttttgtgggccccacatgatgtatgtgttgtatccacaccgtccatcaattttgagagatcattttatgtcatgatccAAATAATTAGGCAGAtacaaagctggagtggaccccaccatagaaaacagtggggagagtgacatccaccgttgaaactatcgtAATGCCagtcgtaatgtttatttgaaatatcTACAGTGGGGAgagtagtgtgggccccaccatgatgcgtgtcaaacttctaccccatcagttagatgcaccattccatggtgggcccagggattaaaaatcaagtcaatctgtgataattgtgggccacaccacatacaaaagttgagaggggttaccctccattaaaacattcataattatttggtAATATACAGGTATTTAAGTTTGAGGTAATTCGTGCAAGAAGTGCACTTTTGTAGATGTCTTATGATTATAATTGttttacctttttcttttttcctttgggaTGTAGAATCACTACTGCTGGACAAAGAAGCTACAAAGGAAATGGCGTCCATGTCAAGTGTATGCCCGGATCAGTTGAAAATAATGCAAGAAAACCTCACAAAGAGAGCATAACAGAGATGAAAAACCAGGCTGACCAATGCCTTGAGTACTTGGTATATGCCTTGAAGAAACTCCTCTTAACAaatatagaaaatccacttgATTGTAGTTTTTCAAAGTACAGAAAATCCGCATGATTGTAGTTTTTCACAAAGGGTGATCAGAAATGCACTAGTTAGTCACTTGGATGAGTATGACTTGGTATATGCACTAATTAATCACTTACAACAGAgttcatgttttcttttatccTTATATTGTGTATGGGAAATGATTTTGCCCTGTAATTCCAACCATTTATTTTGGTGGGTCTCATTGTGGAATAGCTACGAAAGCTACTCTAATCAAACAATCCTGACCATATCAGAGTTGATTTCCTTCTTATTTGTTATATATGTGTTggtgatttttgtttttaaatatccattttcaGCCCATAATATGGATATTTAGGATAATCCAATTGGTGTTTGTTTTTAGGTAATGGTGTATTTGGTTGCATCATGAAATTTCTTCATTAATCAGCATAATTTTGTGTAAACACCCACTAAACTAATTCAGTAGCAGTCCACTCAATAAGCAGTCAGGGTCATGTCTTGGCCCAAGGATCGGTGGCACTGCTAGTGTCATTTAATTTTAACAAGTGCAGGGAACGCATGCAATTCTATGCCATGGATTCtatgttttagtttttttaaattaaatacaCTATCCTGCAGTACATCAAAACACAGCCTCATTGTGGTTTGTGCATAATTAGCGGTGGCAGTTTCTTAAGGGGTCCTCATGGTACATGTTGACGAAGTCCATCTGTGCATCCTAGAGTATAGGATGTTTTTATGTTCTTCATGATCATACAGTTCTGTGCAATTTCTGAGACAGAAGAATTAGTTTTCTTCCATTGAAGATCCAGGTCAGTTCCCAACCTTAGGTGCTAAGTGAGATCAGCAAATGTGATCGAGCTTTTCTATCTTACTACCAACCGGCCTGATCTGGTTTTATGGATCCCCTTTCTTCCTAATGCTAAGGAAAGTGGTTGTTCCAAATGTTGTACTTCTcttttgaaacatttttaagAAATGGGTTTGACTGAATTGTTCCATTTCAATCAGCAAATGTGATGTTGCCATGcatatccatcattgttgtcattaACAATCCACCTGCAATGTAAATTAAaattagttcatctcattttagttaagagTATTTATGTTTCAGTGATCTTGGTTTTTATAAATTATCCATGTCATTGATATAAGAATGTGAACCtttcatccatgattcaagtttTTCCCAAGACAAGGTGTGGTTGTGAAAGGATCCAGGGAAATTGTTTTTCATGATTGGTTGAAAGGACAATTGACATCTCGTCCCATTTTGCTTTGTTGGAAAGCACACATAGTAAAGGTGAAGTGCCTGTTTACTTGTTAGTAAACTTAATTGATGTAGTGTAATTGAAGATTAAACTTAGAACTGGATTCCTACGAGAACTCTTTTCATGTTTCTAGTCTTGTTGAGTCTGGATCAAGACAGGATCTCCAGCAAgtttttttaaagagttaatCTCCAACGAGTTTTGAAGAGACGCAGCTCAAAATCTTGCCAAGTCGAGTTGAATGATAGGGTAATTAGGTTCTCATTGTCCTTTTTTAAAGTGTAAATCTTACTAATTGTATTCAATATGTGCAGAGAAAAGCAGTTGTATAGCACGTACTTGGGAACGAACCTGCTGATGTTTACAGAGAAAAGCAGTTGTATAACACATGACTTTTCCTAAGACCAAGAAAACCACCGCTAAATCCTTTGCCTGTGGTTACATAActgccggtaaagcctcagtcagtaaaggctttaccgacggccaggacctttactgacagttgtgctggacgccgctaaatcgtcAGCTTTTGCTACACGACCAGAAAGTGGTCATCTTCTGCAGCACATGTCAGTGAACATTGTTATGAAGGAGAGATTGATGCATAGATATGCCaaattatataatgtatatatggaAATGCTTATAAAAGGACCTAGGACCACCTTGACCATCATCCTCATCAACAAGAGTAATCAGAAAAATTGTTGAATGCAACCCAATTGTCTAAATATAAGAGCAAATACACCCAaagtataacatatacatcattcgTACATATAAattaaatgacaaaaatacccttgctttTTTCTTCATAGAAGCCAAAAGCTCAAATTGAGTGGACATTACACTATACAAGTGTTGGTTATTCAAGCCATGGACATGTTACAAAGACGGCTCGGTATCGGCCGGAAGTTCCACCTCCGGTGACCTGAGGCTGACCGTCGAGCTGACGGGGAGAGTGCCCTCCTCAGAATTTCCCTGCTTGTGTGCCGCCTTCTCGGCCTCTTGGTAGGGTCCACAGGCTTGtttcctcaagttcattacaCGTAGACGAATCTCTCTTCTAATTTTTCCAGTTTATGAGATAAACATATGAAACTGAAGGCAACACATTTATGTCTGCAATTCAGTTTAAAAAAATTGCTAACCCAATTGTGGACAAAGCATAATGGAAAAAAAATGCAATGAGAAAATAACATTCGATTTTCACTTTTGATGTTGGACCACCTACTATCTTACTTCTAGCCGGTTGCTAGGTAGCCGTAATTAGatagttaggattgtttgattcaTGTGATTATGTGCTCTGTCCACAACTGACGTGCCAAGACTATATTACCTTCCTTTTGTCACTGGcctgaaaatagaaaactttataATCAACATTCCACATTTAATCTGTCTTACCGGACAGAATCatccaccatggggcccactgcatgATTGATTTTAGCAGGATcttccatccattcatctagtgTCCCACCATGGAGCATGCCTATAGCTCAAAAGTCACAGTTTCTGAATTGCTACACTGCATCCATTCATGTGGCATAATGCATGCCCATCAACCTACTTCATTTCATGGGTTAAATCACTTACAAGAACACGTTAAATAAAAACTCAACCTATCTGAATAATGAATTATCCAAAATAATAAGcagcaaaaaagaaaaaccaacaatCAGTAAATACATACCTGGGCAACCTTGATTGAATTCAGAGTAGCCCAATTAAGTAACTAAGAATTCTAAAATCAGATCGTTGAAACAATTCTACTATCTGATTTTGTAAGTAAATGCACTTCTTTTAACAAATTAAGGATTTGTGTGATTTTGTTGAGCCATAAAATGTCTAAGATTAAAATGTCTAAGATAGTGAAACTGCTTCACctactgattttattttattttattttattttttaagtaatGCATTCATGATTGCTTATTAGACTATGTTTAACAGCTTTGATATCAAATCTGTTCGGGACCAGCTAGGAATATTGTTTGATTCATGTGATTATATGCTCCGTCCACAATTGGGACCTACAATTGGGATGGTCTAGATAGCCATACATCACTGTCAGATCTTGTGGCTTTGGTGGTATCATAGGTCCCCATAAAAGAAAAGCAAACTAAGGTAAAAGCAATATAGCTGGCAACTTCATTCACAAACAATATGATGATGCAATCAGGCCACCTGTGACCAGCATATACAAGCAGAAGTTCACAAACTACAAAGTAACAACCCCTAAGTCCCTGTGTtaaaaaataatgcaaaaaagagtACAAGAAACATAAAAAGTTACCATATTTAGTTCTGGTGCATGCCTGTGACCTTGGTAGATGCTGTGAGGAAAAATAACAAGTTGTGAAATAAGAAATATCACCACTTTTGTGGTATTCATCattaaagaaaaagggaaaaataacTTGGAACTGCAATATGAGGATTCTGTTTATGACCTTTGCCAAGCCCACAATATTCATACATTAGACATGAGATAATTAATGATGCACAGATTTGTGAAATTACCTCGGTGACTTTGGATATTCAAAACTTCTAAGTGGTGATGTTAGTAGTGTTTATCAAGAATGGTGATCAGAGAAATTTAGAAAtatgacaaaccaaaacaaaaattaTCCTTCCATAAGAAGTTAGCTGAAGGTATTGCAAATACAACACTTCTGACTATTCCTTAAAGAACTAATGAATCAAGTCATCAAAAAAGCAAATAACCATGACATTATGCTCCTTACAGTttcatgagacaacaaaaaagaaaagaaaagtcaaGAGAGTGCCAAATTCTCAACCCTTATTTTCGCTTATGAACTCATGAAGGGCTATCTGTTTAACTACTttgggaaaagaaaatgaaaaatatgaagTAGCCAGTGGAACATTGGGAAATAGTGAAAGCCTGAACTGAAGTGAGAGATACGGCTAAATGTCGACCCCTAGTGCGAGCCTACAAATGGGCAAAACCATTTATCCACCAGACGAGAAACCTTACATTTTCACCTTTAATTGGCTAAATATACATTTTCACCTTTAATTGGCTAAATAAGCAAAGAGGAAAAAATGCTTCTCAGACACATAGGATGTATATGCATTGATATGGTTGTAGTATAGTAGTAgaatttattttgattatgattttCTATATTCTTAGGTGTGCATACGAATAGATGTTGTTGTATAACTCTTAGACGCATTCGTACTGCTATACTAGTATTGTATTGCTAGAATATAGTTTGATTGTATGGTCAGAAATCATTTGTATAGTTAAGCAGCTGTCCTAGGTTATTGAGATCCACATATGAGACTCCCTCCCTTAGTGCTCATTTCTGCTACACAAATCCAAGAGGACTTGAAATGCAGACAGTTTCTGAAAATGGGTCCCGCTAAAACCATTCATGTTGTCGTCGAGTAGAGAGAAGCCCATCCTTTCCAACTGTTTTTTCTTAGGAGCAGTGTCAAAGAACCACAGATCATTATCAATGAAATGAATTCACAAACTGCATAAGTAGAAACACCTATGTTTGGGACTGCCCAAACATCCATACTTCAAGAAAGCATGAATCATTTTTTGCCGCCCTAATTATCCGAAGCTTACCTTTTAAAAGATCCTTGGTGCTTGTGGACCCACGTCTATTGTCACGGGATAAAAAGAATTCATTTGAAAAGCTTGCCTCATTTACTTTTAGTAAATGCATGAGCAGAACATAATTTTGATGGAATAATTAGAGACATACTTTTAGTAAAAGAGTCATacactgctagagtatcaaataactccctataTACGTAATGCGCATCTCTTAACAGTATATACATGTATTCAAcaatgacaagtggggcccatagcccAGTAATATGTACCATTTATCTATTGATTACCATCAttataattaccaaaaatcaatTATCAGCCTTATCATGGTCATGTCAATAGTTATACATGCTACATCGGGCAGTTAAAATAGAAGATATAGGCACAAATTTATGAATGGGCCATTCAATGGAATGATTATTATAAGCATAAAGGCCTACATACAAATTTTTCCACAAAGGCCAATATGAATATTCATATACAAACTGTAGAATCCATAAATATTAGTAGCAAGTCCACATTGAAAGCAAGTCCAATACTAATTCCACAAG
Coding sequences:
- the LOC131257311 gene encoding oxysterol-binding protein-related protein 4B-like, coding for MEEVSYELPPIFNLPKSQLQLYGESVYCIGEDTLSRCANGKNALERFTSVVAWNISTARPAIFGLAPFNPVLGETHHVSRGSLNVLLEQVSHHPPVTALHATDENANVELIWSQNPVPKFYGWSFQTFQITYEKNTLYLYE